From a single Bacteroidales bacterium genomic region:
- a CDS encoding VWA domain-containing protein, with amino-acid sequence MEIFKKFFLIFSIVILTSSEIKSQGIPPKIKPKLTRILFLFDASQSMYGKWQSDIKINVAKNIMFELLDSLRNAKNVEFALRVYGHTKTFPPQDCDDSRLEIPFAPNNIDKIKNRIRSLVPSGTTPIALSLQLAANDFPPCEDCRNIIILITDGIEECRGDPCAVSKELQEKGIILKPFIIGIGQNFSEAFNCVGMYFDGSTEEEFRRVIHVVISQALNPTTCQINLLDVYQQPSETNVPITLFDKVSNLPRYHFIHTLNARGVPDTLYIDPIPKYYIKVHTLPPVFIDSLVLRPGYHTTVGTFAGQGTLVVKTKGKLSQGNTPIPIMVYQSGSCQLLNTQWFKQPVKYLVGKYDIRINTIPPIELKDVEINQNTTTTIEIEEPGYVIFQFPSDGYGFLLWRKSRNEIERVHVFPENSIQEILYLMPGEYIAVFRAKYQTKAQASIEKKFKIESGQTLRINMSMY; translated from the coding sequence ATGGAGATTTTTAAAAAATTTTTTCTAATATTTTCTATTGTCATACTTACCTCATCAGAAATTAAATCCCAGGGCATTCCACCCAAAATTAAACCAAAGCTTACACGAATACTTTTTTTATTTGATGCTAGTCAATCCATGTATGGCAAATGGCAAAGCGACATTAAAATTAATGTTGCTAAAAACATTATGTTCGAACTTCTTGATAGCCTCAGAAATGCCAAAAATGTTGAGTTTGCTTTACGTGTGTATGGCCATACCAAAACATTTCCACCACAGGACTGCGACGATAGTCGACTTGAGATACCTTTTGCCCCAAACAACATTGATAAAATCAAAAACCGAATCCGATCACTAGTACCCAGCGGGACAACACCTATAGCACTTTCACTTCAACTTGCTGCCAATGACTTTCCTCCGTGCGAAGATTGCCGTAATATTATTATTCTTATCACCGATGGAATCGAAGAATGTAGAGGCGATCCATGTGCTGTTTCTAAAGAACTACAAGAAAAAGGTATTATTCTAAAACCTTTCATCATTGGAATCGGTCAGAATTTTTCTGAAGCTTTCAATTGTGTGGGTATGTATTTTGATGGCTCAACCGAAGAAGAATTCAGAAGAGTTATACATGTTGTTATTTCTCAAGCTTTGAATCCTACAACATGCCAGATAAATTTGCTAGACGTATACCAGCAACCTTCAGAAACCAATGTACCCATTACTTTATTTGATAAAGTTAGCAATCTTCCTCGCTATCACTTTATCCATACATTAAACGCAAGAGGAGTACCCGATACACTTTATATTGACCCTATTCCTAAATACTATATTAAAGTTCACACCTTACCCCCTGTCTTCATAGATTCACTTGTCTTGAGACCTGGCTATCACACCACCGTGGGTACTTTTGCAGGTCAGGGAACTCTTGTTGTAAAAACTAAAGGCAAATTAAGCCAAGGTAATACTCCTATTCCCATCATGGTTTATCAGTCTGGAAGTTGCCAGCTTCTCAATACCCAGTGGTTTAAGCAGCCGGTCAAATACCTTGTAGGGAAATACGATATTCGTATCAATACTATTCCTCCTATAGAACTAAAAGATGTTGAAATCAATCAAAATACGACTACAACCATTGAAATTGAAGAACCGGGATACGTCATTTTTCAGTTTCCCTCTGATGGCTACGGATTTCTACTCTGGCGGAAAAGTAGAAATGAAATAGAACGCGTTCATGTTTTCCCTGAGAATTCAATCCAAGAAATTCTTTATCTCATGCCAGGGGAATACATTGCAGTTTTTAGAGCAAAGTATCAAACTAAAGCTCAAGCTAGTATAGAAAAAAAATTTAAAATTGAATCGGGGCAAACCCTAAGAATCAATATGTCCATGTATTAA
- a CDS encoding co-chaperone GroES family protein, with protein MELDLNNIIMVGERVLVKLKKEEEQTIGGLYLPPGYQLKEPILSGWIIKVGPGYPIPIPRENDEPWKNQQNEPQYIPLQAKVGDFVLFLQKNAIEVIINNEKYYIVPHNSILLIHRVEF; from the coding sequence ATGGAACTGGATCTCAACAACATTATTATGGTTGGTGAAAGAGTCCTTGTTAAATTAAAAAAGGAAGAAGAACAGACCATTGGCGGACTTTACCTACCACCAGGATATCAATTAAAAGAACCTATCTTGAGTGGATGGATCATTAAAGTTGGACCTGGCTATCCTATTCCAATTCCTCGTGAGAATGATGAGCCATGGAAAAATCAGCAAAATGAACCTCAATACATTCCTCTGCAAGCAAAAGTAGGGGATTTTGTATTATTTTTACAAAAAAATGCCATCGAAGTTATTATTAACAATGAAAAATATTATATCGTTCCCCACAACAGCATTTTACTTATACATCGCGTTGAATTTTAA
- a CDS encoding transketolase: protein MMVIDDLDLIKMSQQVRRDILRMIYHAKSGHPGGALGCADFMVTLYFSKILKHSPETFTLDGIGEDVFILSNGHLSALWYSVLARCGYFPLEELSTFRKINSRLQGHPTNAEGLPGIRISTGSLGQGLSVAIGFALGKKLHNDPYHVFCLMGDGEIQEGQIWEAAMFAGAKNVDNLIAIVDWNNKQIDGPVSEVLNLGNLHQKWQAFGFEVLEMDGHNHQEIYNTLLQAKRLSYKGKPIVILMHTIMGKGVSFMENNHKWHGSPPNEEQFNQAIREIPETYGDF from the coding sequence ATGATGGTAATTGATGATCTTGATTTAATTAAAATGTCTCAACAAGTGAGAAGGGACATTCTCAGGATGATATACCATGCCAAATCTGGACATCCAGGAGGTGCATTAGGATGTGCTGATTTCATGGTAACACTTTATTTTAGCAAAATATTAAAACATTCCCCAGAAACATTCACTCTTGACGGAATTGGAGAAGATGTTTTTATTCTTTCCAACGGACATTTAAGTGCTCTATGGTATAGTGTATTAGCACGTTGTGGTTACTTTCCATTAGAAGAACTATCTACTTTCAGAAAAATAAATTCTCGCCTCCAAGGCCATCCTACAAATGCTGAAGGGCTTCCTGGTATTCGAATTTCCACTGGTTCTCTCGGACAGGGATTATCCGTTGCTATTGGTTTTGCACTTGGCAAAAAGCTTCACAATGACCCATATCATGTTTTTTGCTTAATGGGTGATGGCGAGATACAAGAAGGTCAAATCTGGGAAGCAGCCATGTTCGCCGGAGCCAAAAATGTTGATAATTTAATAGCCATTGTCGATTGGAACAACAAGCAAATAGATGGTCCAGTTTCTGAAGTCTTAAACCTTGGAAATCTTCATCAAAAGTGGCAAGCATTTGGTTTCGAGGTTCTCGAAATGGATGGCCATAACCACCAAGAAATTTATAATACCCTTCTCCAAGCAAAAAGATTAAGTTATAAAGGCAAACCTATCGTGATTCTCATGCACACCATTATGGGAAAAGGCGTTTCATTTATGGAAAATAACCACAAATGGCATGGAAGTCCTCCCAATGAGGAACAATTTAATCAAGCTATTCGGGAAATTCCGGAAACTTATGGAGATTTTTAA